From Dehalococcoidia bacterium, one genomic window encodes:
- the trpA gene encoding tryptophan synthase subunit alpha, producing the protein MRSISQTINSNKKTSIIPFITCGYPEVSNYIDLLLSIENSGASVIEIGIPNSDPLAEGLTIQYSSNLAIDNGINTLKCLEIVSEARNRGLKIPVVLMGYYNNILAYDIKSFCKDAKNSGIDGLIVADLPIFEASPIIEETEKNNISYIPLLSINSSDEIIKKATNIATGFIYCISVLGITGERKMTFDRVKNLVASVKNYSNSNIPVAVGFGVSDKSDVQNIGEFADAVVVGSALINRLRNCKKDDIIKTAESFIKSLVQ; encoded by the coding sequence TTGAGATCAATATCACAAACTATAAATTCAAATAAGAAAACATCTATAATACCCTTCATTACATGTGGGTATCCAGAAGTATCTAATTATATTGATCTTTTATTATCAATCGAAAATTCAGGTGCAAGTGTTATAGAAATAGGAATTCCTAATAGTGATCCGTTAGCTGAAGGACTAACTATTCAATATTCAAGTAATCTTGCAATAGATAATGGTATAAATACGCTCAAATGTTTAGAAATAGTATCTGAAGCAAGAAACCGAGGTCTTAAAATACCAGTAGTATTAATGGGGTATTACAATAATATCTTAGCTTATGATATTAAGAGTTTTTGCAAAGATGCAAAAAATTCTGGGATTGATGGATTAATTGTCGCAGATTTGCCTATCTTTGAAGCATCTCCAATTATTGAAGAAACAGAAAAAAATAATATTTCCTATATTCCTCTATTATCGATAAATTCTTCTGATGAAATAATAAAAAAAGCGACAAATATTGCTACAGGGTTTATTTATTGTATTTCAGTATTAGGGATAACTGGTGAAAGAAAGATGACATTTGATAGAGTTAAGAATTTAGTAGCTTCAGTTAAAAACTATTCTAATTCTAATATTCCTGTAGCAGTTGGATTTGGGGTTTCTGATAAATCTGATGTTCAAAATATAGGTGAGTTTGCTGATGCAGTAGTCGTAGGTTCAGCATTAATTAATAGACTAAGAAATTGCAAGAAAGATGATATTATAAAAACAGCAGAAAGCTTTATAAAAAGTTTAGTTCAATAA
- the tyrS gene encoding tyrosine--tRNA ligase, with amino-acid sequence MKNQFSNIIEEFNWRGTLKDWTTSADSILIKEKITCYNGFDPTAKSLHIGNLIPILGLQRLQKYGHTPIVIVGGGTGMIGDPSGRTDERKLMSEALIEENLFGIKTQLEKFLDFENKKNPAQIINNAEWLNQINLIDFLRDTGKFFNINNMLNKDSVKNRLSRDEGISFTEFSYQLLQAYDFLYLFENYNCSFQMGGSDQWGNIVAGVDLIRKKNPLNKNKAHGITYPLLTTASGEKFGKSIEGAITLDPKVTIPYKLFQYFFNSSDEEVLAYIKLFTDIKPEEFKELENVTSETPYKREAQKFLSKEITRIVHGEIGMNSAIRQTEGLNQGKWELLNEDDYLDLYSGSEGVPQLSRKKLSKGVNIQDLAVDYELCSSLGETKRLINQGGISLNGKKINDPEMKVLENDLKANKVIIISKGKKNHKIIKVD; translated from the coding sequence ATGAAAAATCAATTTAGTAATATAATTGAAGAATTTAATTGGAGAGGTACCCTAAAAGATTGGACAACGAGCGCAGACTCAATCTTAATAAAGGAAAAAATAACTTGTTATAACGGTTTTGATCCTACTGCAAAAAGTCTACATATAGGTAATCTAATACCAATATTAGGCTTACAAAGATTACAAAAATATGGTCACACACCAATAGTTATAGTTGGTGGAGGAACAGGAATGATAGGAGATCCATCAGGAAGGACTGATGAAAGAAAACTAATGAGTGAAGCCTTAATAGAAGAAAATCTATTTGGAATAAAAACTCAATTAGAAAAATTTTTAGATTTTGAAAATAAAAAAAATCCAGCTCAAATAATTAACAATGCAGAATGGTTAAATCAAATTAACCTAATTGATTTCTTGAGAGATACAGGTAAATTTTTTAACATTAACAACATGCTTAATAAAGATTCAGTAAAAAACAGATTGTCTAGAGATGAAGGTATTTCATTCACAGAATTTAGTTATCAACTATTACAAGCATATGATTTCTTATACTTATTTGAAAATTATAACTGTAGTTTTCAAATGGGAGGCTCAGACCAATGGGGAAATATTGTAGCAGGTGTTGATCTGATAAGAAAAAAGAATCCTCTAAATAAAAATAAGGCCCATGGTATAACCTACCCTCTATTAACTACAGCATCGGGTGAGAAATTTGGAAAAAGTATAGAAGGAGCAATCACGTTAGATCCAAAAGTAACAATTCCATATAAGCTATTTCAATATTTTTTTAATTCTTCAGATGAAGAAGTTCTAGCTTACATAAAACTATTTACAGATATAAAACCAGAGGAATTTAAGGAACTAGAAAATGTCACATCAGAAACTCCTTATAAAAGAGAAGCACAAAAATTTCTTTCAAAAGAAATAACAAGAATCGTACATGGTGAAATCGGTATGAACAGTGCTATTAGGCAAACTGAAGGCTTAAATCAAGGTAAATGGGAACTACTAAATGAAGATGATTATTTAGATTTGTACTCCGGATCAGAAGGAGTACCCCAACTTTCCAGAAAAAAATTATCAAAGGGAGTAAATATTCAAGATTTAGCTGTAGATTATGAACTTTGTAGTTCCTTAGGAGAAACAAAAAGGTTAATTAATCAAGGTGGTATTTCTTTAAATGGGAAAAAAATAAATGATCCTGAAATGAAAGTATTAGAAAATGACCTTAAAGCCAATAAGGTTATAATAATTTCAAAAGGTAAGAAAAATCATAAAATAATTAAGGTTGATTGA
- the polA gene encoding DNA polymerase I, translating into MVTKKEKLLIVDGHAMVFRAWFSIPERLNSKKIDTRGAFGFINTLIKSIRENNITHVAVCFDTKAATFRDEIFPEYKAQRPPVDPDLHKQIPIAKELLESLDIPVFEKDGFEADDLVGTISNIANSKNINCLILTGDADQLQLVNKKTNVLMYSGFGDIRIYDEKKVQDRYDGLGPEYIAEIKALEGDPSDNIPGVPGIGKKAARALLSEFGHFDSLFQNIEKISNLSIRGSKRIQNILSENIEIAKKGLSLTQIIRDVEIDFSIINCEFTNHNTEKIRKAFEHYELRNSFNNLKRLIEFPEEVQLQIKVDSDNKDIPSDQLVLINDQNSFNLMINDLNSSDHFSFDTETTGLRTLEDEIIGISFCSSENKSYYLVIKHDNIDISFNDNNFEIIKSLFENPKISKSAHNANFDIMVLKNFGIEVENLNFDTVIAASLCGRKRLGLKNLSSEILQINMTRIEELIGTGKNQKTLNQADISNVYKYAAADSLITYKLRNFFMEELKKFDQENLFYNVEIPLIKEIINMQFNGFLIDSEKLISMSDKLEIELSELDQGIHNIYPEKDFNLNSGKQVADILINELGAPTIKKTKTGISVDADVLETYSKNKELDERVTQISSGILRYRELSKIKSTYVDSLPNLVNKKTKRIHTTFNQLGTSTGRLSSQNPNVQNIPVRSDIGREVRSAFIADTKKNFQMLSVDYSQIELRVLAHLSKEENLIKAFVNGEDIHNSTAKLMYSTEEVSSEQRRIAKILNFGVLYGLGPHGVSQQTDLTRQQGKEFIDLYFGKYPGIKDFQKQQINSSKSSGYSETLLGRRRYLDDINSPNARTRGFAERIAINMPIQGTAAEIIKIAMINLGNEIRNNLMKSKMLIQVHDELIFEVGPGELMELSMMINEIMPNAIKLDVPVLVDIKTGDSWGKLE; encoded by the coding sequence ATGGTAACAAAAAAAGAAAAGCTGTTAATTGTAGACGGCCATGCGATGGTTTTTAGAGCATGGTTCTCTATACCTGAAAGACTAAATAGCAAAAAAATAGATACTAGAGGTGCATTTGGTTTTATTAATACCCTAATTAAATCAATAAGAGAAAATAATATTACTCATGTAGCTGTATGCTTTGATACTAAGGCAGCGACTTTTAGAGACGAAATATTCCCAGAATATAAAGCCCAAAGGCCTCCAGTAGATCCAGATCTTCATAAACAAATACCCATCGCAAAAGAATTACTGGAATCTTTAGATATTCCAGTTTTTGAAAAGGATGGATTTGAAGCAGATGATTTGGTGGGTACCATAAGTAATATCGCAAATTCAAAAAATATAAATTGTTTGATACTTACAGGAGATGCTGATCAACTACAATTAGTTAACAAAAAAACTAATGTATTAATGTATTCAGGATTTGGAGATATAAGAATATATGATGAAAAAAAAGTTCAAGATAGATATGATGGACTTGGGCCTGAATATATTGCTGAAATAAAAGCACTTGAAGGAGACCCATCAGATAATATACCTGGTGTACCAGGTATTGGTAAAAAGGCCGCAAGAGCTTTACTCTCTGAATTTGGACATTTTGATTCTTTGTTTCAAAATATAGAAAAAATATCTAATCTCAGCATAAGAGGTTCCAAAAGAATACAAAATATATTATCTGAAAATATTGAAATAGCCAAAAAAGGCTTAAGTCTTACTCAAATAATTCGAGACGTTGAAATTGATTTCTCAATTATTAATTGTGAATTTACAAATCATAATACTGAAAAGATAAGGAAAGCTTTTGAGCATTATGAATTAAGAAATAGTTTTAATAACCTTAAACGATTGATTGAATTCCCAGAAGAAGTACAACTTCAAATTAAAGTTGATTCTGACAACAAGGACATACCAAGTGACCAACTAGTGCTAATAAATGACCAAAACTCATTTAATTTAATGATTAATGATTTGAATAGTTCTGATCATTTTTCTTTTGATACAGAAACTACTGGATTAAGAACTCTTGAAGATGAAATTATAGGTATTTCGTTTTGTAGTTCAGAAAATAAATCATACTATCTAGTTATTAAACACGATAATATTGATATAAGTTTTAACGACAATAATTTTGAAATAATTAAATCGTTGTTTGAAAATCCAAAAATATCAAAATCTGCTCACAATGCTAATTTTGATATTATGGTCCTAAAAAATTTTGGAATAGAAGTAGAAAATCTAAATTTTGATACTGTTATTGCAGCATCATTATGTGGAAGAAAAAGATTAGGATTAAAAAACTTATCATCAGAGATCTTACAGATAAATATGACTAGGATAGAAGAGTTAATTGGCACAGGAAAGAACCAAAAAACTCTTAATCAAGCAGATATATCCAATGTTTACAAGTATGCTGCTGCAGATTCATTAATTACTTACAAGCTTAGAAATTTTTTTATGGAAGAGTTAAAAAAATTTGATCAAGAAAATTTATTTTACAATGTAGAAATTCCTTTGATTAAAGAAATTATAAATATGCAATTTAATGGATTCTTAATTGATTCTGAAAAATTAATAAGTATGTCTGATAAGCTAGAAATTGAACTAAGTGAGCTAGATCAAGGCATTCATAATATTTATCCAGAGAAAGACTTTAATCTAAATTCAGGGAAACAAGTCGCAGACATACTAATAAATGAATTAGGTGCTCCAACAATCAAAAAAACGAAAACAGGAATATCAGTGGATGCAGATGTACTTGAAACATATTCTAAAAATAAAGAATTAGACGAAAGGGTAACGCAAATATCTTCTGGTATCCTAAGATATAGGGAATTATCTAAAATCAAATCTACTTACGTAGACTCTCTGCCTAATTTAGTAAATAAAAAAACAAAACGTATTCATACAACCTTCAATCAACTGGGGACTTCAACTGGGAGATTATCAAGCCAAAACCCAAATGTTCAAAATATTCCTGTAAGGTCAGACATTGGAAGGGAAGTAAGATCTGCATTCATAGCAGATACAAAAAAGAATTTTCAAATGTTATCAGTAGATTACTCTCAGATAGAATTAAGAGTTTTGGCACATCTTTCAAAAGAAGAGAACTTAATAAAGGCTTTTGTTAACGGTGAAGATATACATAATTCAACTGCTAAACTTATGTATTCTACTGAAGAAGTTTCTTCAGAACAAAGAAGAATAGCAAAAATTCTAAATTTTGGAGTATTATACGGTTTAGGGCCTCACGGAGTTTCTCAACAAACTGACCTAACAAGACAACAGGGAAAAGAGTTTATTGATTTATACTTTGGTAAATATCCAGGAATTAAGGATTTTCAAAAACAACAAATTAACTCATCAAAATCAAGTGGATACTCTGAAACTTTGCTTGGCAGGAGAAGATACTTAGATGATATTAATTCTCCAAATGCCAGAACTAGAGGATTTGCCGAAAGAATTGCAATAAATATGCCTATTCAAGGGACTGCAGCTGAAATAATAAAAATTGCAATGATAAATTTAGGAAATGAAATAAGAAATAATCTTATGAAATCTAAAATGCTAATTCAGGTGCATGATGAACTTATATTCGAGGTAGGTCCAGGAGAGCTGATGGAGCTAAGTATGATGATTAATGAAATAATGCCAAATGCAATTAAATTAGATGTACCTGTACTTGTAGATATAAAAACTGGTGACAGTTGGGGCAAATTAGAATAA
- a CDS encoding 3-deoxy-7-phosphoheptulonate synthase has product MMKNIQNLNIKEIAKLPSPDEFIKNIPLSNSQSSLIEDSRNIIEKILKGEDDRILLLVGPCSIHDRNLGIEYAKKMRDLAEKVKETIYVVMRVYFEKPRTTIGWKGLINDPDLNGSFNIPKGIELARNILSDVTELGMPTATEFLDPFTPQYIGDLVSWGAIGARTAESQTHRQMASGLSMPIGFKNGTGGSVQLAIDGMVACLGEHAFLGIDNNGNSSVVITKGNPANHVILRGGASGPNYDKESVRNAQELLEKNNLDPVVVIDCAHGNSNKDHNRQPIVFKDVISQRIQGNKNIVGLMIESNINPGNQTLGESLDDLEYGVSITDKCVGWEKTEEIILEASEELK; this is encoded by the coding sequence ATGATGAAGAATATACAAAACTTAAATATTAAAGAAATAGCTAAGCTTCCATCTCCTGATGAATTTATAAAAAATATACCTCTATCAAATTCTCAGTCTAGCTTAATTGAAGATTCTAGAAATATTATTGAAAAAATATTAAAAGGCGAAGACGATAGAATATTGCTATTAGTTGGACCTTGTTCTATTCATGATAGAAACCTAGGTATAGAGTATGCAAAAAAAATGAGAGATTTAGCAGAAAAGGTCAAAGAAACTATATATGTTGTTATGAGAGTCTATTTTGAAAAACCTAGAACAACTATAGGATGGAAAGGCTTAATAAATGATCCTGATCTTAATGGAAGTTTTAATATTCCGAAAGGAATTGAACTGGCAAGAAATATCTTATCAGACGTAACAGAATTAGGTATGCCTACTGCTACAGAATTTCTGGATCCATTTACTCCTCAATATATTGGAGACCTAGTGTCTTGGGGTGCAATTGGAGCTCGAACTGCAGAAAGCCAAACTCACAGACAAATGGCCAGCGGACTATCAATGCCAATTGGTTTCAAGAACGGGACTGGTGGATCAGTTCAATTAGCGATAGATGGTATGGTTGCATGCTTAGGTGAACATGCTTTTTTAGGTATTGATAATAATGGAAATAGTTCTGTTGTGATAACAAAAGGTAATCCTGCTAATCATGTAATCCTAAGAGGTGGTGCATCTGGGCCAAATTACGATAAAGAGTCTGTAAGAAATGCACAAGAACTACTAGAAAAAAATAATCTAGATCCTGTTGTAGTTATAGACTGTGCTCATGGAAATTCAAATAAAGATCATAATAGGCAGCCTATTGTCTTTAAGGATGTTATATCCCAAAGAATACAAGGAAATAAAAATATAGTTGGTCTAATGATCGAAAGTAATATAAATCCAGGGAACCAAACTCTAGGAGAAAGTTTAGATGATCTGGAGTATGGAGTATCAATAACTGATAAATGTGTAGGTTGGGAAAAAACAGAAGAAATTATTTTAGAAGCTAGTGAAGAATTAAAATAA
- the aroH gene encoding chorismate mutase: MLVRGIRGATTVRQNTKEDIVKETSTLLNEMLIANDVDSKDIASIIFTTTFDVTLEFPAVAAREILSLNTVPLLNMHEINNPDGLKMCIRVLIHWNTDKSQTDIKHVYLNNATNLRTDL, from the coding sequence ATGTTGGTTAGGGGTATAAGAGGAGCTACAACGGTTAGACAAAATACTAAAGAAGATATTGTAAAAGAAACTTCAACTCTACTAAATGAAATGTTGATAGCAAATGATGTCGACTCTAAAGATATAGCCTCAATAATTTTCACTACAACTTTTGATGTAACTTTAGAATTTCCTGCTGTAGCGGCAAGAGAGATTTTATCTCTAAATACAGTTCCATTACTGAATATGCACGAAATAAATAATCCAGATGGATTAAAGATGTGTATAAGAGTATTAATTCATTGGAATACTGATAAAAGTCAAACTGATATAAAGCATGTATATCTAAATAATGCAACCAACTTGAGAACAGATCTATAA
- a CDS encoding MBL fold metallo-hydrolase: MIIYENATYKIQRFVSGMLDNNSYLISSAKTNKSIIIDILDNPRDLFSKIPRDRINKLNNIKKSIGVITHGHFDQIEGIDFIKDRLGEIEIQIGFEDSKYLNYSGKITKLRSQKEITHGDIKLEVLYTPGHTQGSICLYFDLEEKKFLFSGDTLYQGGPGKTTNFLNFKKIYESISNKIYKLPKETIILPGHGSEISIAESIGEFNHFKLSGHIYGDITWKI, translated from the coding sequence ATGATAATTTACGAAAATGCTACTTACAAAATTCAACGTTTTGTTTCAGGCATGCTTGATAATAATTCATATCTAATATCTTCTGCTAAAACAAATAAAAGCATAATCATAGATATACTAGATAATCCTAGAGATTTATTCTCTAAAATCCCAAGAGATCGTATTAATAAACTTAATAATATTAAGAAATCAATCGGAGTTATAACACATGGTCATTTTGATCAAATAGAGGGAATAGATTTTATAAAAGATAGACTAGGAGAAATCGAAATACAAATTGGTTTTGAAGATTCTAAATATCTAAATTATTCTGGAAAAATTACTAAATTAAGATCACAAAAAGAAATTACTCATGGAGACATAAAGCTTGAGGTTTTATATACTCCAGGACACACCCAAGGATCTATTTGTTTATATTTTGATCTAGAAGAAAAAAAATTTCTTTTCAGTGGTGATACTTTGTATCAAGGAGGGCCGGGTAAAACTACTAATTTTCTAAATTTTAAAAAAATTTATGAATCCATATCAAATAAAATTTATAAGTTACCCAAAGAAACAATAATTCTACCTGGTCATGGTTCAGAAATATCTATTGCAGAATCAATAGGTGAATTTAATCACTTTAAATTAAGTGGACATATTTACGGTGATATAACTTGGAAAATATAA
- a CDS encoding CPBP family intramembrane metalloprotease, with amino-acid sequence MTIIKLTSDSKSLEILIDVIILDFGAIYIISEIVKRYEIGSLEFLGLIKFKLSKFKYIGFYFFAWPAIILWSQIIEYLNLDFFQNSNYSEEIFISLDNNYLIIFIMACIVAPICEEIIFRGFIFKVILEKINLFYAIIINSIFFGLIHFEPSTIIPASILGVSLTLIRYKSESLLLAIIIHALHNLLAFIVTYLTL; translated from the coding sequence TTGACAATTATTAAGCTAACTAGTGATTCAAAATCTTTAGAAATATTGATTGATGTGATCATATTAGATTTTGGGGCAATCTATATAATAAGTGAAATTGTAAAGAGATACGAAATTGGTTCTCTTGAATTTTTGGGCTTGATAAAATTCAAATTATCTAAGTTTAAGTATATAGGGTTTTATTTCTTTGCATGGCCAGCAATAATTCTTTGGTCACAAATTATTGAATATCTTAATTTAGATTTTTTTCAAAATTCAAACTATTCAGAAGAAATATTTATATCCCTTGATAATAATTACCTTATTATATTTATAATGGCCTGTATTGTTGCACCGATTTGTGAAGAAATAATATTTAGAGGTTTTATTTTCAAAGTTATTTTAGAAAAAATAAACTTATTTTATGCAATTATTATTAATTCAATTTTTTTTGGATTAATACATTTTGAACCATCTACAATTATTCCAGCTAGCATATTAGGGGTTTCATTAACACTCATAAGATATAAATCCGAAAGCTTATTACTTGCAATAATAATACATGCTTTACATAATCTTTTAGCATTCATAGTTACTTATCTAACATTATAA
- the ftsH gene encoding ATP-dependent zinc metalloprotease FtsH, giving the protein MNKKLLNNSLTYIIAGLLLVGAFYFFLGNSFDSSEEKDLGHLVRISKSAEGTAYPVNIEVSGDKLTYSRNGEVFKASKEPGTSVYEIMSASGVDPSSYSVQVKNGGGIGTIFSILIGLLPFILMFGFLFFIMRQAQGGGSNAMNFGKSRAKMFVGTKANVTFFDVAGLPEAKEELEEVVEFLKFPDRFTSIGAKIPSGVLLVGPPGTGKTLLARAVAGEAGVPFFSISGSEFVEMFVGVGASRVRDLFSQAKRHSPCIIFVDEIDAVGRHRGAGLGGGHDEREQTLNQILVEMDGFDTNNNVIVIAATNRPDILDPALLRPGRFDRRVTIDNPDVNGRTEILGVHAKGKPIDSKVDLATVAKQTPGFSGADLANLINESALLAARNNAKKIHLADLTEAIDRVSIGPARKSKVISEKERKLVAYHEAGHAIVSYYMPEGKTVGKITIVSRGHAGGFTRYEQEDQSLMTKIELEAMIASLMGGREAEFLTEGVLTTGASNDFEQATRIAREAVMRYGMIPDLAQRTYGKKQQAVFLGREQNEEQDYSNETAVKIDKEIDKLLTSGKNNANKILKKQKKELDILANALLKHETLDADQFKDLMEGKEVDFSATTIVREAKTEKDRIEDKAKKDKAKKGFPEPQSS; this is encoded by the coding sequence ATGAATAAAAAATTATTAAATAATAGTCTAACTTACATTATCGCCGGTCTTTTACTTGTTGGAGCATTCTATTTCTTCTTGGGTAACTCATTTGATTCTTCAGAAGAAAAAGATCTTGGACATTTAGTTAGGATTTCAAAAAGTGCTGAAGGGACGGCATATCCAGTAAATATAGAAGTCAGTGGGGATAAACTAACTTACAGTAGAAATGGTGAGGTTTTTAAAGCAAGTAAAGAGCCAGGAACAAGTGTATACGAGATCATGTCTGCATCAGGAGTAGATCCATCATCTTATTCTGTTCAAGTAAAAAATGGAGGCGGCATAGGTACAATATTCTCTATACTAATTGGTTTATTGCCTTTTATATTAATGTTTGGATTTCTGTTTTTTATAATGCGTCAAGCTCAAGGCGGCGGAAGTAATGCAATGAATTTTGGAAAAAGTAGAGCAAAAATGTTTGTAGGAACTAAAGCAAATGTAACTTTTTTTGACGTAGCAGGTCTTCCTGAAGCCAAAGAAGAGCTTGAAGAAGTAGTTGAGTTCTTGAAATTCCCAGACAGATTTACATCAATAGGAGCAAAAATACCATCCGGTGTTTTGTTAGTGGGACCTCCTGGAACAGGAAAAACTCTTCTTGCAAGAGCTGTAGCTGGTGAAGCCGGTGTCCCTTTCTTTTCAATATCAGGATCTGAATTTGTAGAGATGTTCGTAGGAGTTGGAGCTTCCAGGGTAAGGGACTTATTTTCTCAAGCTAAAAGGCATTCCCCTTGTATAATTTTCGTCGATGAAATTGATGCAGTTGGAAGGCATAGAGGTGCAGGACTTGGTGGCGGTCATGATGAAAGAGAACAAACTTTAAATCAAATTCTTGTTGAGATGGATGGTTTTGATACAAACAATAATGTTATAGTCATAGCTGCAACAAATAGACCAGATATATTAGATCCTGCTCTTCTAAGACCAGGTAGATTCGACAGAAGAGTAACAATTGACAATCCAGATGTAAACGGTAGAACTGAAATTTTAGGTGTTCATGCTAAAGGTAAACCTATTGATTCCAAAGTGGATCTAGCTACAGTTGCTAAACAAACTCCTGGTTTTTCAGGAGCTGATCTAGCTAATCTAATTAATGAGTCTGCGTTGCTTGCTGCAAGAAATAATGCTAAGAAGATTCACTTAGCTGATTTAACAGAAGCTATTGACAGAGTCTCTATTGGCCCTGCTAGAAAGTCTAAAGTTATTAGTGAAAAAGAAAGGAAACTTGTTGCGTACCACGAAGCTGGTCATGCTATTGTTTCTTACTATATGCCTGAGGGGAAAACAGTTGGAAAAATAACAATTGTTTCAAGAGGTCATGCTGGAGGATTCACCAGATATGAACAAGAAGATCAATCTCTCATGACCAAAATTGAGCTCGAAGCTATGATTGCTTCTCTAATGGGTGGAAGAGAGGCTGAATTTTTGACTGAAGGAGTACTAACTACTGGCGCTTCCAATGACTTTGAGCAAGCTACAAGAATAGCTAGAGAAGCAGTAATGAGATATGGAATGATACCAGATCTTGCTCAAAGAACGTATGGTAAAAAACAACAAGCAGTTTTTCTAGGAAGAGAACAAAATGAAGAGCAAGATTATTCTAATGAAACTGCTGTAAAAATTGATAAAGAAATTGATAAACTCCTAACTTCAGGAAAAAATAATGCGAATAAAATTCTCAAGAAGCAGAAAAAAGAACTAGATATATTAGCTAATGCCTTACTAAAGCATGAAACTTTGGATGCTGATCAATTCAAAGATCTCATGGAGGGCAAAGAGGTTGATTTTTCTGCTACAACAATTGTTAGAGAAGCAAAAACTGAAAAAGATCGAATAGAAGATAAGGCAAAAAAAGATAAGGCAAAAAAAGGATTCCCTGAACCTCAGTCTTCATGA
- the ribF gene encoding riboflavin biosynthesis protein RibF, with protein sequence MKSFDQQLIELSKLIGKNKTAFCIGTFDGVHLGHKMLFQKLVNNCRNKKLCSLVIVFEKRPREIVNKGYSRPYLSDFSKRKNKIRENGINFLFPMEFNNELRFLNAEVFLKKLISHANIKNIVFSENTRIGNDQLFGEKLEDLCTNLGIEISNIEMTNNFEKVVSSSMISKFIEEGDFINTNKFLGYNYSFEGIVIKGDQIGRTIGFPTANIEVNKKIQIPGDGIYACFVYIKGEKYRGALSVGNRPVIKDDNSRKIEVFIFDFDKNIYDMQIEISVIKKIRNQEFYDSVDIMKTQIKKDIININEVLER encoded by the coding sequence ATGAAAAGTTTTGATCAGCAATTAATTGAATTATCAAAATTAATTGGAAAAAATAAAACAGCTTTTTGTATAGGCACATTTGATGGAGTTCATTTAGGCCATAAAATGCTATTCCAAAAACTAGTTAATAATTGCAGGAATAAAAAGTTATGTTCCCTAGTTATAGTTTTTGAAAAACGACCCAGAGAAATTGTAAATAAAGGTTATTCAAGACCATATTTATCCGATTTTTCTAAAAGAAAGAATAAAATCCGAGAAAATGGAATAAATTTTTTATTCCCAATGGAGTTTAATAATGAATTAAGATTTCTAAATGCAGAAGTTTTCTTGAAGAAACTTATTAGTCATGCAAACATAAAAAATATTGTTTTTAGCGAAAATACTAGAATTGGAAACGATCAATTATTTGGGGAAAAATTAGAAGATTTATGTACCAATTTAGGAATAGAAATTTCAAACATAGAAATGACTAATAATTTTGAAAAAGTGGTTTCTTCATCAATGATTTCAAAATTTATAGAGGAAGGAGATTTTATAAATACAAATAAGTTTTTGGGTTACAACTATTCATTTGAAGGTATTGTGATAAAAGGAGATCAGATTGGAAGAACTATAGGCTTCCCAACTGCAAATATTGAAGTAAATAAGAAAATTCAAATTCCTGGTGATGGTATTTATGCATGCTTTGTATATATCAAGGGAGAAAAATATAGAGGAGCTCTTTCAGTTGGTAATAGACCTGTAATAAAAGATGATAATTCAAGAAAAATAGAAGTTTTTATATTTGATTTTGATAAAAATATATATGATATGCAGATAGAAATTTCAGTAATAAAAAAAATAAGGAATCAGGAATTTTATGATTCAGTAGATATTATGAAGACACAAATAAAAAAAGATATTATAAATATTAATGAAGTTTTAGAAAGATAG